CTGGATCTAAAAACTAGAGCAGGGCTTTCACCCCGTGCAGGAAGGGGATGGCTAGGGAAGTGAAAACTTGGTTTCAGTGTATGTGTTCTTCTGGGGGAAAAACTGTGCCttcagggaaaaaattaaaaaatcgcAGGGGAAGATGGTAGCTTGAGGATGGGTGGAGCCCTGGGCCAGGCTGCCCCCTGGGGTCTGTCTGTCACCCCCATCTCTTTCTAAGACCTCTTGAAGTAGTCAGTGTTGATGAGGACAACCCCCTCAAAACATGACTACTCACGGTGTTGGGTTTCTTGGAAGCCCGGGATCCTGATGCTGGTAAATATGACacaccttcctcctctttctgctccaTCGCCCCCCTCCTtgcctgcctctcctctcctctctcccattAGCTTTCCCATCAGGGCAGGCAGGAAGCCATTGTTCCCTCCTGGCGTGACCCCCCTTTCCTATGCGTCTCCCTGGCTTTTGTGTTGGttctcactctgtttcttttcctcccccGCCATCTTCTCTGCCGGTCCCATGACCCCATCCACCTTTGGTCACTTGTGGACATCACCCAGTTAGAAATCAAAAAGTTCTTTCTGGCTCCCTGGCTCATAGGCCAACGCTGGGGCCCCTGGAAGTTGCCGTGGGGCCGTCAGTGGGTGGGAAGAGTGTTGGAGGCCCTCCTGTTTTCTCGGATAATGAAATCTTCCTGCAGGAAGCCACTGGAGGATGAATCAAGGACCAGCCAGTAGTACTAAGGCAATCTTAACATGAAATCAGATCCACCATGACAGCTCTCATGAGATTATCTCGTTACCGCTCCTCTGGTCAGCATTTCTGCAAAAAGCAGCTCTCCCCCTAAGAACAAGCCTACCTCACAGGTCTTTGGTGCACGTCTCCTCCTATCTAGATGGTGAGGGCCTCCAGGACCCAGGCTGGGCCTGAGGCGGGGGATCTGCTTCTGATGAGGCTCCACAAACCTCCCCGCGCGAAGCAATCAAGGCTCCTGCATCGGGCGGTGGGACAGGTAATCCAAGGATTAGGTAGCTTTGGCTCTGGAATGCAGAGCGAAGTTGCAATCCAGCAGACTTCCCTTTCTAATCATGTCCGGCTTAGGCTAATATCTGAACCCAGTCAGCCTTCCCTGAAGTTTTTGCAGagctggctggggtggggcgaGGGTTCCAGCCAGGGGTTGCTATGGGCAATTCACCCCGCAACGGCCCAAGCCTCGTAGGTGGTCACAGTGGGATAAAATGACTGGGGCTCCGGCACAAGGGATGCTtccaaaaatttaataaataatgattttttaaaactgtataaaCTATAAATTACCATGCAGtccttataatttaaaataatttacaggTTGAGGTAGGGAGGGGCCCAGGAGGGTGTGGAGGGGGAGctcggggagggtgggggctgtcCTGCAGGTCAGGCTCTTCTCCCAGCCTTCCtgctgagcacacacacacaggccgtGTCGATCCGGATGAACCGCCAGGCGGCCTGCTTGCCGTCCATGGTCAGCGCCTTGACGAAGGTGTGCGTCGTGGTACAGTATGAGTTCCAGTGCTTCGAGTCGATGCCCCTGCACCCGCTGTCCACAGGAGTGGGGTCCCGGCACTTGGTCTCAAAAAAGTACTGTTTGAACACACTGTTGTTAATGTTCACCTCTCCCAGCACCATCACCTCCTTGCCCTTGATGTCCGTGGCGGTGGTCTTGTCCCCCACCCACACGCTGACGCTGTCGCACACCGAGAACTCCCCCCGGTGGAAGACAGGGTGCGACGACGACCGCTTGCTCCTGTGAGTCCTGTTGAAGGAGGCAGCACCACCCGCCTCCAAGTCCAGACCCTGAGTATCTGCAGCCACAGGTGGGGGGTGCGTGCTGAACAGCACGCGGGGGGAACGCAGTCGccgctttttaaaaagtttggggTCCACAGTGATGTTGCGGGTCTGCCCTGCCACCCTCGCGGCTATTGCCCCGGCCGGGGTGCTGCGGGCTCTGCGGAGGGCTGTGTCGAGGGAATGCTGAAGCTTAGTCCAGTGGGCTTGGGGGATGGCGTGTCCTGCTGGGACATTGCTCTCTGGGTGTGGTTCTGCCTGTATGCCGATCAAAAGAGCTGTGATCAGAGTGTAGGACAACATGGACATTACGCTATGCACCTGGAATGAAACAGAAACGAGGATTATTCCACGGTGCACTAAGTTTTGAACAAAGGCGGTTTCTGGGTCTTGACCTCCCTAGAGGATCATGAGGTTTCACCTGGGAGTCTAAGGGCAAGGTGACCTGGGATTTACCATTCAAACCGGGATACCCTTGAGAGTGGCAGGGGCTGCGAGCTACAGTTACCTGAGCAGGCATGGACGGGCCGGCTCAGATGACCTGGGGGTATGGTCATGCCATCTAGGGGTGGGCTTTTTCAGGAAGGGACAGAGCCCCCGAACTTGCCAGCAGCTCTTACCGAGTCCTTTGAGTTGTCTGCCTGCCAGCCTGGGGCAGCTGTGGGCGGGCAGTATGTGTCTGACACCTGTTCCCAGCACTGTGTCCTGCCCGAAGGCTTGGCTCCCCTGGGAAGGCTGTGGGAAGGGCTGCCAGGGACGTATCTTGAAGCCTTGGCACCGAATACACTTTCTTCAGACAGCGGTACCGGGTCAGATCTGAGATCTGGTGACTCGGAACCCTTGCTACAAATCCATGAGGCATCACGTTTGGCAAAAAGTATAGAGCTCTGGGACTGTCATCGCCAGCCTAGTCAGCCGCCAGCCAGCACACACCAGCCAGCACACACAGATACTGATACTGATAATAGTTCCTGGTCGTGGGACATTCTTAAACTTTTCAAATGCATTCATTTCGAATTTCTCATTAATCTGTGAGTTAGGTTAGGATTCATCATCTTTCTGTCATGTACAAAGAGAGTGATCCACACAAAATTAATGAACAGGCCTAAAGTCATCGGCACAAACTAGACTAAGAATAGACGCCAAAGCTGACCTTACTAAGCCAAtctacccttcctccctccctgtccccacctccctccattccttctttcctttcctttcctttcatttcctttcctttcctccttccctttcctttcctttcctttccttcctcctttcctttctttcctcccttcccttcccttcccttcccttcccttcccttcccttcccttccttcccttcccttcccttcctttcctttcctttcctttcctttcctttcctttcctttcctttcctttcttccctcccttcccttcccttccccttcctttcctttcttttcctttttcttccctcccttcccttctcttccctttcctttcctttcctttcctatcctttcctttcctttcctttctttcctctcttccctccccttcctttcctttcctttcctttcctttcctttcctttcctttcctttttctttcctcccttcccttcccttcccttcccttcccttcccttcccttcccttcccttcctttcctttcctttcctttcctttcctttcctttcctttcctttcttccctcccttcccttctcttccctttcctttcctttcctatcctttcctttcctttcctttctttcctctcttccctccctttcctttcctttcctttcctttcctttcctttcctttttctttcctcccttcccttcccttcctttcctttcctttcctttcctttcctttcctttcctttcctttcttttcctttttcttccctcccttcccttctcttccctttcctttcctttcctatcctttcctttcctttcctttctttcctctcttccctccccttcccttcctttcctttcctttcctttcctttcctttcctttcctttcctttttctttcctcccttcccttcccttcccttcccttcccttcccttcccttcctttcctttcctttctttcctttcctttcctttcctttcctttcttccctcccttcccttctcttccctttcctttcctttcctatcctttcctttcctttcctttctttcctctcttccctccccttcctttcctttcctttcctttcctttcctttcctttcctttcctttttctttcctcccttcccttcccttcccttcctttcctttcctttcctttcctttcctttcctttcctttcctttcctttcctttcttccctcccttcccttctcttccctttcctttcctttcctatcctttcctttcctttctttcctctcttccctccccttcctttcctttcctttcctttcctttcctttcctttcctttcctttttctttcctcccttcccttcccttcctttcctttcctttcctttcctttcctttcctttcctttcctttcttccctcccttcccttctcttccctttcctttcctttcctatcctttcctttcctttctttcctctcttccctccctttcctttcctttcctttcctttcctttcctttcctttttctttcctcccttctcttcccttcccttcccttcctttcctttcctttcctttcctttcttccctcccttcccttccccttcctttcctttcttttcctttttcttccctcccttcccttctctttcctttcctttcctttcctttcctttcctttcctttcctttcctttttctttcctcccttcccttcccttccctttcctctttcctcccttccctttcgcttccttccttctcactttctctttcattcttaaacatgccttttctttttattatttacttttatgtgaGTATAGACCAAATGGCAGAAATCCGTCTGTCCCCAAGAGGCAGTACTAGCCTCCCCTAGAGCCTGGGCCAGATAAGGCTCCACACTGCAGTCGAGTGACCACCCCCAGGCAGCTAACTGTGGAGTTACCTCTGCTCTTGAACTCACTTCTGGTGGGGTTCTAGTCACACCTGCAGATGTATATCAAGTGTCACCCCCTCTCTTGGTAGGGTTAGAGGCATCCTCTGGAGAGGGTGCTCAAACTTCCCATTCcatcccttccccccactcctccccactcccacaggTCATTCTGTGACCTGCCCTCTTTTGCAGCCTGCCTGCCACAGACACCACCTTCTCCTTGAGGCTCCTCAGATCACCCTAGGAAAAGTGATCTCTTTCCACGCTCAACTTGTGAAGTGCGTGTGCACACGGGTGTGTTCTCTCCTACTACATCAGTGCAATGACAGGAACTCAGCATCGGATCTGGGGTTAGAAAGCCTTGTGTGGATTCCAAACTGGTTAGCAAAGGGgaagtcacttaatctttccgagccttagtttcctcattgataaaaaagcaggcaaaaactacGATTTCACAGGGTTGTCGTGAAGACTGATAGGTGCCCACACACCTCCTTAGTCCGGGGTCCTCCCAGTGTCCTGTGGCCAAGGACTTTGTCTTCTTCAGTCACACTGCTGCTCATTCACTCTCCAAGCCTACTCCGTTCACGTCTTTTCATAGCACTGACTACCCCGATTGGGCtgtttttcaagcccagtgatttgAGCCCGTCTCCCCACTGGCTGCAAGGACCTGGAGCGCAGAGCCGCGTCTCCTCCACACGCACTAGTCACTCCATCCCTCGGTGTGCACCTCTCTGGTCTTCCATGATGGCTTGTGCGTAGCCCTGTCACCTCTCCTCGCACTGTGGGCAATCGTGAACATGTCTGTCTCATAAGAGCACGTCAGACGGTGTGCCATTTGAAGTTAAGTATCTCGGGGACCATGCGCAGTTCCGGCAcacaacaaataaaaggaaaatgaatggaaGAGTGAATGGGGCTGGCCCGAGAGGCTCACTGCCTGCCTTCTCTTCACTGCGGTGCACGCCTTCTTTTGGATTTTGTGGATATGGCTACGTGCTACGTTCCTAATCTGTTTTCAAAGGGATGCATTCTTCTCCTCAACCGTGCTTTATTTCAGCTGGCAACAGGCAGCTCTTTGGTGAGATACCAAGAAAACCACcaaattcttttctcttgggtTACTTAGGAAAACATCGGTGTTTCCTCCAGGCCTCCAGCCGGCCACGCAGAGCCGGGCTTCTGACCGCCGCTGGTTCTGCCGGCTAATGGTGTGATAGTCCAGCCAACGGCCACAGAACTGATCATTTGTTGGCAGCTAAGTCAAACCCTTTCGTtggctcctttcctttcttctcaacACACGGTGGCTCTCCTCAgacaagaaggagaagaaaggaaaccgAAATTCATCCCTTTATAACCAAATTAGTAACTCTTAGAATTTGGttggggaaatgggaaaaaataaccaCTAAGAGTTAGGGTTTTGATGGTAATAAGGGACCTactgctccctctctcccatgACCACAGGTCCCCACCCACTCCTACAGTCTCCCCTTTGGTAAGCTCATCCTCTTGTAAGAGTCCCGTCTTCTGTGGGGCTGACGCCCATACCGGGACCTCTAGCCCAACTGCTCGTTCGAAAGCCAGTTCCGAACCTCCAGCTTCCTCGTGAGCAACTTTCCACGgatactgacatttaaaaaaaaatttttttttaacatttgttttttgagagacagagagagacatagcatgagcaggagaggggcagagaaagagagagtcacagactccaaagcaggctccaggccccgagctgtcagcacagagcccgacgcggggctcgaactcacgaaccgcgagatcatgaccagagctgaagtaggacattcaaccaactgagccacccaggcgccccggatacTGACATTTTAAATGCAAGGCATCCCGAGCAAAAACCTTCACACCCATACTCCTCATTAGGATGATCATTCCCTGCCTCCGGCTTTACTCAACAACCACTTGATGGTTTATGATGGAGTTCCACAGCTGCTATCTCTTGTGAACATCTCCCCCCATACTCCTAAATGTATTTCCCCAACCTCTTCCTTTTTCCATCACTGGAACCACCGTCCCTTTGTTCACCAGCTCCAAAACTCCACTCTTCGTTGGCCTCAGCTccttcctcctggcctcccctccagCCCTTTGCCTTCTGCTTCCGTAGCATCTCTTgaaattctgttttattctcaCCTCTCTGTTCCTAGTTCAGGTCACAGAACAGTCTCCCAACTGATGTCCTGGACCCCCACCTCTCTTCTTCCAGTTCCTCCTGTCCCTGGCCACCCGATTCCACCTCTTGAAGCACCACTCTGATCCCATCACCTTGCTCAGAGGGTCCAGTGGTGAGCAATTGTCTAGGGAGCCAGGAACCCATCAGACCCTGCCCTCCTTCTACTCCcctcccatatatttttttaatatttatttatctttgagagagagagaatgagagagagcaggggaggggcagagagagagggagacacagaatcagaaagcaggctccaggctccgagctgtcagcagagagcctgatgcggacctcgaactcacaagccgtgagctctgactgagccacccaggtgcccctcccctcccatatTTTGCATTCCAGGCAAACAGAACTCCTGTCGCAGTGCCTGCCCTGCGCTTTCCCGCCATTGCCCTTGGTTCAGACTCTTCTCTGCCAGATACTCCCTCACGCCCTCCCTGTGCCTTTCCTGTTCCCCACCTTTGCTGGTTGGAGTCCTGCCTGTCACCTTTTAACACCCGACTTAAATACCACCTCCCCTGGGGacctttttctatttctaaagagataaactctctcccttctccacctcTGTAGAGTATTTCTTTCGCGCTGTCTTAGGGCCATTGCATTCTCGTATTCTCCCACCTGCAGGCAAACTCCCCGGAGGCCGAAAGGCCTCCTGTTCACCTTTGGCGCGTCCAGGTGACCTCTAAGAATCAGCGAGTGTGTGGACAAGTCTCCTTGCTtctgtgttctttcatttcttcatgtgaCTGCTGATGCTTAAGGCATCTTCCAACTCTGACATTCTTCGAGTTTAAGCAACCATAAAGGTTGCTGCGCTGCCTAGCACTCTGCAGGCTCAACTGAATTGACTTCACAAAGTTCATAAAGTCAAATTTTACTTCTCAATTCGCTGTCAGGATAACACGTGGTAGCTGATGGCATTTAATCACCGTAAAGATTTGCACCAGGGACAGATTGTTTCATTAAGATTTGAAAACGTTGCAAATATGTTCTCACATTTGGGCTCTAGATTAaaagttggtttttgtttttttttttaattggatcactCATCATAGCATGCCCCTATaccataatcttttaaaaatttttattcatttttaaaaaatatttaaaatacacttcctagcttttcttttttccgaATGAGAATATTGCCATGCCTGACATTATCTCATAATGCAGTGACAATAtcaaatatctgtatttttatttatttatttttattatgctttttaattttttttttaacgtttatttatttttgagacagagagagacagagcgtgaacgggggaggggcagagagagagggagacacagaatccgaaacgggctccaggctccgagccgtcagcacagagcctgacgcggggctcgaactcacagagtgagagatcatcacctgagctgaagtcggacgtttaaccgactgagccacccaggcgccccatgctttttaattttaattccagcaagCACACAGTGCTGTATtaattccaggtgtacaatacagggattcaacaattctatacatcgtGACCAGTGTGTTcttcaatccccatcacctctttctttttaaattaaacaagtcttggggtgcctgggtggttctgttggttaagcacctgactcttggttttggctcaggtcatgatctcacggttcttaagtttgagccccacgtcaggctctgcgctgacagtgtaacacctgcttgggattctctctctctctctctctctctctctctctctctcaaaataaataaataaacttaaaaaataagttaaagaagtttttctttttaaaagccatcaatggatagagaaaagaagaagaaatgagtgCTATGTCTATTCCAGTGGTGCCAGTGGGTCAAGGGTCATTTTCGCTGTCCACTTGGCCTTGCTCTAAATGTAAACATGCAGCTGACTTCAGCTGTGAAGATTGGGACGCCCCCGGTTGTCAGGGCCTGTGTGGAGTGCGAGAGGCGTCCTGCGGCTCCTCAGCTCCCCGGGGAGGTACGCCTGAGGCCGCAGCAGAGAAAAGCCTTGACAGGATAGAGCCCAGTGAGCGCCTCTGTGGGCATCTCCCGGGGGGAGGCTTGGACTGGAAGGGGCATTCCAACATGCTCAAGTCCAGAGGTTCAGGGCATCGAAGCAGCTGGCGGGTCT
The window above is part of the Prionailurus bengalensis isolate Pbe53 chromosome C1, Fcat_Pben_1.1_paternal_pri, whole genome shotgun sequence genome. Proteins encoded here:
- the NGF gene encoding beta-nerve growth factor, which codes for MSMLSYTLITALLIGIQAEPHPESNVPAGHAIPQAHWTKLQHSLDTALRRARSTPAGAIAARVAGQTRNITVDPKLFKKRRLRSPRVLFSTHPPPVAADTQGLDLEAGGAASFNRTHRSKRSSSHPVFHRGEFSVCDSVSVWVGDKTTATDIKGKEVMVLGEVNINNSVFKQYFFETKCRDPTPVDSGCRGIDSKHWNSYCTTTHTFVKALTMDGKQAAWRFIRIDTACVCVLSRKAGRRA